A genomic region of Bacteroidales bacterium contains the following coding sequences:
- a CDS encoding DUF4831 family protein, which translates to MIILILHGPYGIIAQVRVSKVTGPEMLSGKQGVVYTLPRTQIHVDLWISKTQQFPGPLAEFAGEYLGLDEVITKSSVNYVFENATIFTSTETDPNQVYLIEKEEKSSGEIWISFGKSTPLVTLEKFDKAIIPQGFASWNENLFIAHDPVNLYKKYTESPTREVIDTVIRKVSIDTLILEEKIFKRSMVEFTDREKAQEASDQIRQIERDKYNLMVGYQETAYSREALEFMYNKLEEQRVEYLKLFTGVSVKETLKFKYQFFPDAGKEEQEYRLAAFLKSSGMATPDGQNDVNISLLSDAVNMMPGELETGQSATGFVYRVPRIVTAVLSFQGKELDSKRLEILQLGAIQSLPPEFKRVEFDMETGALKTVVIE; encoded by the coding sequence TTGATCATATTGATACTCCATGGCCCTTATGGCATTATTGCTCAGGTCAGGGTATCGAAAGTAACAGGTCCGGAAATGCTGTCAGGAAAACAAGGTGTTGTTTACACATTACCGCGAACCCAGATCCATGTTGATTTGTGGATCTCAAAAACACAGCAATTTCCTGGTCCGCTTGCTGAATTTGCGGGGGAGTATTTAGGCCTCGATGAAGTGATCACGAAAAGTTCGGTGAATTATGTTTTCGAAAACGCTACTATATTTACTTCTACGGAAACGGATCCCAATCAAGTTTACCTGATCGAAAAAGAAGAGAAGTCATCCGGAGAGATCTGGATTTCTTTCGGAAAATCAACCCCGTTGGTTACCCTGGAAAAATTTGATAAAGCAATAATTCCTCAAGGCTTTGCCAGCTGGAATGAAAATCTATTCATCGCACATGATCCCGTGAATCTTTATAAGAAATACACAGAATCTCCTACCCGGGAAGTCATTGATACCGTGATCAGAAAAGTAAGTATTGATACCCTCATTTTGGAAGAAAAGATATTCAAGCGCTCAATGGTTGAATTCACAGACCGTGAGAAAGCACAGGAGGCATCTGACCAAATCCGGCAGATTGAGCGGGACAAATACAACCTGATGGTTGGTTACCAGGAGACTGCCTATTCCCGGGAAGCGCTGGAGTTCATGTATAACAAGCTTGAAGAACAAAGGGTGGAATACCTGAAGTTATTCACCGGTGTCAGTGTTAAAGAGACATTAAAATTCAAATATCAGTTTTTTCCTGATGCCGGGAAAGAAGAGCAAGAATATAGGCTGGCTGCATTTTTAAAGAGCAGCGGGATGGCCACCCCGGATGGGCAGAATGATGTCAATATCAGCTTGTTGTCAGATGCTGTGAATATGATGCCTGGTGAGCTTGAAACCGGACAGTCCGCTACAGGGTTTGTTTACCGGGTTCCCCGAATAGTCACGGCAGTTTTATCTTTTCAGGGGAAGGAACTGGATTCAAAGAGATTGGAAATATTACAGCTCGGTGCTATCCAATCATTGCCGCCCGAATTTAAACGGGTAGAATTTGACATGGAAACAGGAGCCCTGAAAACTGTTGTTATTGAATAG
- a CDS encoding glutamine synthetase III — protein sequence MSNFRFKALEISLSRSFDKKPLSNGKKISEYFGEMTFGIGVMREFLSKEAFKGVMNAMESGEKIDRRVADQVAASMKTWAISKGATHYTHWFHPLTGATAEKHDAFIVPVDDGKAVENFNGDQLVQAEPDASSFPSGGIRNTFEARGYTAWDPTSPAFILDGTLCIPTIFVSYTGEALDYKTPLLKALHSLDNAAVDVCQYFDKDVTKVIATLGWEQEYFLIDSALFAARPDLVLTGRTLFGHPSAKDQQLSDHYFGSIHERVANYMRDVEYESHRLGIPLKTRHNEVAPNQYECAPIYEEANLAVDHNQLLMHLMKKVANHHNFTVLLHEKPFASVNGSGKHNNWSMSTNTGVNLLSPGKSSKSNLQFIVFIVNILRAVYEHADLLRAGIASAENDLRLGANEAPPAIISAFIGSHLTKILDEIEKKVKKGKVTQALQEELNVNISKIPEILRDNTDRNRTSPFAFTGNKFEFRAVGSSDTCARAMIILNTIMADQLRKFKNDVDNLIADKVRKDEAIFQVLKRYITESKNIRFEGNSYSEEWIKEAAQRGLSNIRSTPKAVKTYISAKTIRLFGEHNVFTERELHARYEIKLESFARKLQIESRMFGDLAKNHLIPTAIRYQNTLIENAMGLKEVLDAKTYVKLSKNQVDTIKEISEHISQVKINVELMLQERKKANRMATMEEMATAYDEKVKPYFDIIRYHTDKLELLVDDELWPLPKYREIMFLK from the coding sequence ATGAGTAATTTTAGATTTAAAGCACTGGAAATTTCTTTGTCCAGGTCATTCGATAAGAAACCTCTTTCCAACGGAAAAAAAATATCGGAATATTTTGGTGAGATGACCTTTGGCATAGGCGTCATGCGGGAATTCCTTTCTAAGGAAGCCTTCAAAGGCGTAATGAATGCTATGGAAAGCGGGGAGAAGATCGATCGCCGGGTTGCCGACCAGGTGGCAGCATCAATGAAAACATGGGCGATCAGTAAAGGGGCAACACACTATACCCACTGGTTTCACCCGTTGACCGGGGCTACCGCCGAAAAACACGATGCTTTCATCGTACCTGTTGACGATGGGAAAGCCGTCGAAAATTTCAACGGAGACCAGCTTGTCCAGGCGGAACCCGATGCTTCAAGCTTTCCGAGTGGTGGGATACGAAATACCTTTGAAGCCAGAGGATATACGGCATGGGACCCAACTTCACCGGCTTTTATTCTTGATGGCACACTGTGTATCCCAACGATTTTCGTTTCATATACCGGTGAAGCTCTTGATTATAAAACCCCGCTGCTAAAAGCGCTTCACTCACTCGATAATGCCGCTGTGGATGTTTGCCAGTATTTCGACAAGGATGTGACCAAAGTAATCGCAACATTGGGATGGGAGCAAGAGTACTTTCTGATCGATTCGGCCCTTTTTGCTGCCAGGCCCGACCTGGTGCTCACCGGCCGTACCTTGTTCGGTCATCCTTCAGCAAAAGACCAGCAGCTTTCCGATCATTATTTTGGGAGCATACACGAAAGGGTAGCCAATTACATGCGCGATGTCGAATATGAATCACACCGCCTCGGCATACCGCTGAAAACCCGTCATAACGAAGTAGCGCCCAACCAGTATGAGTGCGCTCCCATTTATGAAGAAGCCAATCTCGCTGTTGACCATAATCAGCTCTTGATGCACCTGATGAAAAAGGTGGCAAACCATCATAATTTTACCGTACTGTTACACGAGAAACCTTTCGCCAGTGTTAACGGTTCAGGTAAACATAATAACTGGTCGATGAGCACCAATACCGGAGTGAACCTCCTTTCTCCCGGTAAATCATCAAAGTCAAACCTCCAGTTCATCGTCTTTATCGTTAATATCTTACGCGCCGTTTACGAGCATGCTGACTTACTACGGGCCGGCATCGCCTCGGCCGAGAATGACCTGCGCCTTGGCGCCAACGAAGCCCCGCCGGCAATCATTTCGGCTTTTATCGGTTCACATCTGACTAAAATCCTGGATGAAATCGAGAAAAAGGTTAAAAAAGGCAAGGTTACACAGGCCTTGCAGGAAGAGCTGAACGTGAACATCTCCAAAATCCCTGAAATTCTCCGGGATAACACCGACCGTAACCGCACTTCACCCTTTGCCTTTACCGGGAATAAGTTCGAGTTCAGGGCCGTTGGTTCATCTGATACCTGTGCCAGGGCTATGATCATCCTGAATACTATCATGGCGGATCAGCTCAGGAAGTTCAAAAATGATGTCGATAATCTGATCGCTGATAAAGTAAGAAAAGATGAAGCTATATTCCAGGTGCTAAAGCGATATATCACTGAATCGAAGAATATCCGCTTCGAAGGAAACAGTTACAGCGAAGAATGGATCAAAGAGGCTGCACAGAGAGGGCTATCCAACATCCGTTCAACACCGAAGGCCGTTAAGACGTATATCTCCGCTAAAACCATAAGACTATTCGGAGAGCATAATGTCTTTACGGAACGGGAGCTTCATGCCAGGTATGAGATCAAACTTGAAAGCTTTGCACGGAAGTTACAAATCGAATCCCGTATGTTCGGCGACCTGGCAAAGAACCATCTGATTCCTACCGCGATCCGGTATCAGAATACCCTGATCGAAAATGCCATGGGGCTGAAAGAGGTGCTGGATGCAAAAACTTATGTGAAACTGTCAAAAAACCAGGTTGATACGATTAAAGAGATATCGGAACATATCAGCCAGGTTAAAATAAACGTTGAATTAATGCTGCAGGAGCGGAAAAAAGCCAACAGGATGGCAACAATGGAAGAGATGGCCACAGCCTATGATGAAAAAGTAAAGCCTTACTTTGATATTATACGGTATCATACTGATAAGCTGGAATTACTGGTGGATGATGAACTGTGGCCGCTACCTAAATACCGTGAGATCATGTTTCTGAAGTAG
- a CDS encoding sodium:solute symporter, producing MKPSLILIVFLLYTVLLFFITWLTARKATNRAFFIGNKQSPWMVVAYGMIGASLSGVTFMSVPGWVGDTQFSYMMVVIGYLFGYFVIATVLMPLFYRLNLTSIYSYLEGRFGFWSYKTGAFFFLISRTIGASFRMFLVVNVLQVFVFDAWGIPFTVTTMIFIILILLYTFKGGIKTIIWTDTVQTTFMLTALVLTIYLITKNLGLDFRQMFNSVWESEYSKMVFGDWHDRRFYLKQLFSGAFIAIVMTGLDQEMMQKNLSCRTLKDAQKNMFSFSLVLVFVNFLFLFLGASLYLFTTLKGISLPGRSDDLFPMVAINHLGPLAGLIFIIGLISAAYPSADGALTSLTTSFSIDFLGINKNEKLSEKQKEMTRYMVHAGFALLLLSVIVIFRAINDRAVIDKLFTIAGYTYGPLLGLYAFGLFTRWKVKDRWVPLIAFISPVLCYFLSIYDQVLLNGYNFGFELLIINGIFIFIGLVLIRKKNFN from the coding sequence GTGAAACCTTCCCTGATACTGATCGTCTTTCTTCTCTATACAGTATTATTATTTTTTATAACATGGCTGACGGCCCGGAAAGCGACAAACCGGGCTTTTTTCATTGGTAATAAGCAATCACCCTGGATGGTTGTCGCTTACGGGATGATCGGGGCTTCCCTCTCAGGGGTTACATTTATGTCAGTCCCCGGATGGGTTGGGGATACTCAGTTTTCTTACATGATGGTAGTGATTGGCTACCTTTTCGGCTACTTCGTTATAGCAACCGTCCTGATGCCGCTTTTTTACCGCCTGAACCTCACTTCTATCTATTCATACCTTGAAGGAAGGTTCGGGTTCTGGTCCTACAAGACAGGCGCATTCTTTTTCCTCATTTCCCGTACGATCGGCGCATCTTTCCGGATGTTCCTGGTGGTTAATGTCTTACAGGTTTTTGTTTTCGATGCCTGGGGCATCCCTTTCACCGTTACCACAATGATCTTCATCATACTGATTCTCCTTTATACTTTTAAGGGCGGGATTAAAACGATCATCTGGACGGATACAGTTCAGACTACTTTCATGCTGACCGCTTTGGTGCTGACGATATACCTGATCACAAAAAACCTGGGGCTGGATTTCAGGCAGATGTTCAATTCGGTATGGGAAAGTGAATATTCAAAGATGGTTTTCGGGGATTGGCACGACAGGCGATTTTACCTGAAACAATTGTTCAGCGGGGCTTTTATTGCCATCGTTATGACCGGGCTTGACCAGGAAATGATGCAAAAGAACCTGAGCTGCCGTACCCTTAAGGATGCCCAAAAAAATATGTTTTCTTTCAGCCTTGTGCTCGTCTTTGTGAATTTCCTCTTTCTGTTCCTGGGGGCTTCCCTTTACTTGTTTACGACACTGAAAGGGATAAGCCTGCCCGGAAGGTCAGATGATCTGTTCCCCATGGTTGCCATCAACCATTTGGGGCCTCTGGCAGGCCTCATCTTCATCATCGGGCTTATTTCCGCTGCTTATCCAAGTGCCGACGGGGCCCTTACTTCACTGACAACTTCATTCAGTATCGATTTTCTTGGGATAAACAAGAATGAAAAACTTTCTGAAAAACAGAAAGAAATGACCAGGTATATGGTCCATGCAGGTTTTGCCCTTTTATTACTCTCAGTTATCGTGATTTTTCGGGCTATTAATGACAGGGCAGTAATCGACAAACTCTTCACGATCGCCGGTTATACTTACGGACCTCTGCTCGGGCTTTATGCTTTCGGTCTGTTTACCCGCTGGAAGGTAAAAGACAGGTGGGTGCCGCTGATCGCTTTTATATCACCTGTGCTTTGCTACTTTTTAAGCATATATGATCAAGTGTTATTAAATGGTTATAACTTTGGATTTGAGCTTTTAATCATTAACGGTATTTTTATATTTATTGGCTTAGTCTTAATTCGTAAAAAAAACTTTAACTAA
- a CDS encoding HAD-IIIA family hydrolase, whose product MNLKDLSFTDDWTLFLDRDGVISSRITDGYVTRWEDFHFLEGVLEALARLSKIFGHIIIVSNQQGVGKGMMSPESLIMIDFKMKQKIKQAGGRIDGSYYSPYIASENHPDRKPGTGMGLKARADFPAIDFSRSVMVGDTVSDMIFGKNLGMITVLIAADEIDPQVANMTDFSFRSLLDFSRKL is encoded by the coding sequence ATGAATTTAAAAGACTTATCTTTTACTGATGATTGGACGCTTTTCCTCGATCGCGACGGCGTGATCAGCAGCCGTATTACGGATGGCTATGTTACCCGATGGGAAGATTTCCATTTCCTGGAAGGAGTTTTGGAAGCATTGGCCAGGCTCAGCAAAATCTTTGGCCATATTATTATTGTCAGTAACCAGCAGGGTGTCGGAAAAGGGATGATGAGTCCGGAAAGTCTGATCATGATTGATTTTAAAATGAAACAGAAAATCAAACAAGCCGGTGGCCGCATCGACGGTTCCTATTACAGTCCTTATATCGCATCAGAAAATCATCCTGACAGGAAACCCGGGACCGGAATGGGCCTTAAAGCCAGGGCCGATTTTCCCGCAATTGACTTTTCAAGGTCGGTGATGGTTGGTGATACAGTATCTGATATGATCTTCGGAAAAAACCTGGGAATGATTACGGTACTGATTGCTGCAGATGAAATAGATCCTCAGGTAGCAAATATGACTGATTTCTCTTTCCGGTCACTGTTGGATTTTAGCAGAAAGCTATAA
- a CDS encoding nucleotidyltransferase family protein: MTGEAIILAGGMGTRLKDVIDDAPKSMAPINGRPFLEYQLDLLDRWGLKRVILSVGYQKELIRLHFGEQYKSLALIYAEEDEPLGTGGAILNALQYAQGYAVFIFNGDTYFDVNLQRLDDFRKIKEADLCLAMRFEIDPARFGLLEFDNNNRITRFYEKSAGPDEGYINGGVYVVRKDYLLRFGLPEKFSFEKNFLQKYYQTEEFYGMRCFSYFRDIGIPKDYQKANDEFKRLIFY; encoded by the coding sequence ATGACCGGAGAGGCGATCATACTCGCAGGTGGAATGGGTACCCGGCTGAAAGATGTGATTGACGATGCCCCTAAATCAATGGCCCCCATCAATGGGAGGCCATTTTTAGAATATCAGCTTGACCTCCTTGACCGCTGGGGCCTGAAAAGAGTGATCCTTTCTGTCGGTTACCAGAAAGAACTCATCCGGCTGCACTTCGGTGAACAATATAAATCGCTGGCGCTCATTTATGCTGAAGAAGACGAACCCCTTGGCACCGGGGGGGCTATATTAAATGCTCTGCAGTATGCCCAGGGATACGCCGTCTTTATTTTTAACGGGGATACCTACTTCGATGTCAACCTTCAGCGATTGGACGATTTCCGTAAGATCAAAGAAGCTGATCTTTGCCTCGCCATGCGATTTGAAATAGATCCGGCCCGTTTTGGCCTGCTGGAGTTTGATAACAACAACCGCATCACCCGTTTCTATGAAAAGTCGGCAGGGCCCGACGAAGGCTATATTAACGGGGGTGTTTATGTGGTACGCAAGGATTACCTGCTTCGTTTCGGTTTGCCGGAAAAGTTTTCATTTGAAAAGAATTTCTTACAGAAATATTACCAGACTGAAGAATTTTATGGCATGCGGTGTTTTTCCTATTTCAGGGACATCGGCATCCCCAAGGATTATCAAAAAGCAAACGATGAATTTAAAAGACTTATCTTTTACTGA
- a CDS encoding D-sedoheptulose 7-phosphate isomerase gives MKRISEAIQQSIEVKQKILSNAQILSTIGDIAETCSLSLCDGHKILFCGNGGSAADAQHLAAELSGRFYFDRKPLAAEALTVNTSLLTAVANDYSFDEVYARLVEGSGIEGDVLIGLSTSGNSENVIRAFQAARLKGIITVGLTGESGGKLAELSDFIVRVPSSDTPRIQESHILIGHIICELIEKKLFPR, from the coding sequence ATGAAACGCATTTCCGAAGCAATTCAACAGTCAATAGAAGTCAAGCAAAAGATACTCTCCAATGCCCAGATACTTAGCACGATTGGAGATATAGCAGAAACCTGCTCCCTGTCACTTTGTGACGGTCATAAAATCCTGTTTTGCGGGAATGGTGGCAGTGCCGCCGATGCTCAGCACCTGGCCGCGGAATTATCGGGAAGGTTTTATTTCGATCGAAAACCACTTGCCGCAGAGGCCCTTACGGTAAATACTTCCTTACTCACAGCCGTAGCGAATGATTACTCTTTTGATGAAGTCTATGCCCGCCTGGTAGAAGGTTCCGGTATTGAAGGTGATGTCCTGATAGGGCTTTCTACTTCCGGTAATTCTGAAAATGTCATCCGTGCTTTTCAGGCTGCACGCCTGAAAGGGATCATTACGGTCGGCCTGACCGGTGAATCCGGCGGGAAACTGGCAGAACTCTCTGATTTCATAGTCAGAGTGCCTTCTTCTGACACCCCGCGAATACAGGAATCACATATCCTTATCGGGCATATAATCTGCGAACTGATTGAAAAAAAACTGTTCCCCCGATGA
- a CDS encoding DUF1565 domain-containing protein, giving the protein MASFFLLLMYISVAKGQVITVKQDGTGDFDVIQDAVNASSDGDTILVYPGAYFENVDLTDKCIVLTSTWRLSQQDSIIDQTIIDGNQSGSCIRSLENNCWSSILGFTLQHGTGTNYLENLYPWLYGSGGGVYIENSELKIINCHLKYNFAWCGGGVYSVSSSLMLFGNTIAHNWSYVAGGIGTTLSIVTFDSVNLNNVYLNYSSMVSDIVVGYDDTIAKIWLDTCTVMNPDRYYIGKFSDWGVHMERPPISVLHGKIEQVNSDLYVSPSGDDGNSGLTPDTPLKTISFALLKIASDSINLKTVHVADGVYSNSLTGEHTPLQFKNNVNLVGQSRENTILDCENKYECARFAFGQDYTYVKNISFQNGNGTFTYFTGGITIGYSKKIVLDSISLINATSNYFIHGIYSDSDDTLIINNSLIKECKGIQTIVPFNHFYELPRYIEFNSTQFDQNGPDMTSDTSQGHITVYFVSSETIPDLIYAKIVNCLFNDNFDFPPWSPYPGATAIATIGDIYLDIVNSTFANNITTNPWGGAVGATGGSDINFYNCILYGNEPYQIYLNYDLADQADTVRVNYSLVEDGKDSIISYGPFNYVEWGEGNLDDDPVFLGSEEFPYAIDAGSPCIDAGTQNLPRGIKLPEYDIAGNPRIWGESVDMGAYEYGPWVGTPEAPSSKFKVQSSKLMEVSPNPFSYGTYVSYELKENGRLNISVYSMSGMKVRTLVNNTGMVGDKGSFYWDGRDEYGNSLSAGTYILRMTIDGWLVETVKVVKEK; this is encoded by the coding sequence ATGGCATCCTTTTTCCTGTTGCTAATGTATATCTCCGTGGCTAAAGGCCAGGTCATTACTGTAAAACAGGATGGAACGGGTGATTTTGATGTCATCCAGGATGCTGTGAATGCCTCTTCTGATGGTGACACGATCCTGGTATATCCCGGGGCATATTTCGAAAATGTAGACCTTACTGACAAATGTATCGTACTAACAAGCACCTGGAGACTTTCACAGCAGGATTCCATTATCGACCAGACGATAATCGACGGAAACCAATCCGGAAGTTGTATCCGTTCCTTAGAAAACAATTGCTGGAGCAGTATCCTCGGGTTTACCTTACAGCATGGTACAGGGACAAATTATCTGGAAAATTTGTACCCTTGGCTTTACGGAAGTGGTGGAGGTGTATATATTGAGAATTCAGAGCTCAAAATTATCAATTGTCACCTTAAGTATAATTTTGCCTGGTGTGGCGGAGGTGTTTACAGTGTCTCTTCATCATTAATGCTATTTGGAAATACAATAGCACATAATTGGTCTTATGTTGCCGGAGGTATTGGTACTACCTTATCAATTGTCACATTCGATAGTGTAAATCTGAATAATGTCTATTTGAATTACAGCTCAATGGTTTCAGATATTGTGGTCGGATATGATGACACCATTGCTAAAATTTGGCTGGATACATGTACCGTAATGAATCCCGATCGTTATTATATAGGGAAATTCAGCGACTGGGGAGTTCACATGGAACGACCACCTATATCAGTTTTGCATGGAAAAATCGAGCAGGTGAATTCCGATCTTTATGTCAGTCCTTCGGGAGATGACGGGAATTCAGGGCTTACTCCGGATACTCCGCTTAAAACCATCTCCTTTGCTTTATTAAAGATCGCTTCAGATAGCATTAATCTGAAAACAGTTCATGTTGCTGATGGAGTATATTCCAATTCTTTAACCGGAGAACATACACCGCTGCAATTCAAGAATAATGTGAACCTTGTAGGCCAAAGCAGAGAAAACACTATCCTGGATTGTGAAAACAAATATGAATGCGCCCGATTTGCTTTCGGCCAGGATTATACCTATGTAAAGAATATATCTTTCCAAAATGGGAATGGAACATTTACTTATTTTACCGGAGGCATCACGATTGGTTATTCAAAAAAAATTGTCCTGGATAGTATTTCCCTGATCAATGCCACCAGTAATTATTTTATCCATGGAATTTATTCCGATTCTGACGACACCCTGATCATTAATAATTCTTTAATAAAAGAATGTAAAGGGATACAAACTATTGTTCCATTTAACCATTTCTACGAGCTTCCACGATATATTGAATTCAATTCAACTCAGTTTGATCAAAACGGCCCGGACATGACTTCCGACACAAGCCAGGGACATATCACAGTATATTTTGTCAGCTCAGAAACCATACCAGATTTGATATACGCAAAGATTGTCAATTGCCTTTTTAATGATAATTTCGACTTCCCTCCCTGGTCGCCATATCCCGGCGCTACTGCTATTGCGACTATTGGCGATATTTATTTGGACATTGTTAACTCCACCTTTGCAAACAACATCACCACCAATCCATGGGGTGGAGCTGTAGGCGCCACTGGTGGTTCTGATATCAACTTTTACAACTGCATACTTTATGGCAATGAACCTTACCAGATATATTTAAATTACGATTTAGCGGATCAGGCCGATACAGTCAGGGTCAATTATTCTCTTGTAGAGGATGGAAAAGACAGCATCATCAGTTATGGGCCTTTCAATTACGTGGAATGGGGCGAAGGTAACCTTGACGATGACCCGGTGTTTCTTGGCTCTGAGGAATTCCCTTATGCCATCGATGCCGGCTCCCCCTGCATCGACGCCGGTACACAGAATCTTCCACGTGGAATAAAGCTACCTGAATATGATATAGCAGGCAATCCCCGCATCTGGGGCGAAAGCGTGGACATGGGAGCGTATGAGTATGGACCGTGGGTTGGGACGCCGGAGGCGCCAAGTTCAAAGTTCAAAGTTCAAAGTTCAAAGTTGATGGAGGTTTCTCCTAACCCATTCTCGTATGGAACCTATGTGAGTTATGAATTGAAGGAGAATGGCAGGTTAAATATCAGCGTTTACAGCATGTCCGGGATGAAAGTCAGGACTCTGGTCAACAACACAGGCATGGTTGGCGATAAGGGAAGTTTTTATTGGGATGGAAGGGACGAGTACGGAAATTCCCTGTCCGCAGGCACGTATATTCTTAGAATGACCATTGATGGCTGGCTGGTGGAGACTGTGAAGGTAGTGAAAGAAAAGTAA